One genomic region from Tripterygium wilfordii isolate XIE 37 chromosome 20, ASM1340144v1, whole genome shotgun sequence encodes:
- the LOC119987574 gene encoding non-specific lipid-transfer protein D, cotyledon-specific isoform-like → MKDNIFLSMLFLLSFLPFIGNYINEAASAVPCITVEAKAAGYVGFAMGKDTMPSPACCSGLQQLAQMVKPIDDKKAIGRCLKGAVTG, encoded by the coding sequence ATGAAGGATAACATTTTCCTTTCCATGCTTTTCCTTCTCTCATTTTTGCCCTTCATTGGCAATTACATCAATGAGGCTGCGTCGGCTGTACCCTGCATCACGGTGGAGGCCAAGGCTGCTGGGTATGTTGGTTTTGCGATGGGGAAGGACACGATGCCGTCTCCTGCTTGTTGCAGCGGACTCCAACAGCTTGCTCAAATGGTTAAACCTATCGACGATAAGAAGGCgattggccgatgcttgaaGGGTGCTGTAACTGGATGA